A single genomic interval of Desulfovibrio intestinalis harbors:
- the ureG gene encoding urease accessory protein UreG, whose protein sequence is MKKITRIGVGGPVGSGKTAIIEAVTPVLIKRGFKPLIITNDVVTTEDAKHVQRTLAGILEADRIVGVETGACPHTAIREDPSMNLAAVEDLETRFPDSDLIFIESGGDNLTLTFSPALADFFIYVIDVAAGDKIPRKNGPGVCQSDILVINKEDLAPYVNASLEVMDRDSRLMRGDKPFIFTNCMTGKNIEELTDMIVRDALFDYKPDPKGV, encoded by the coding sequence GTGAAAAAAATTACGCGCATTGGCGTGGGTGGGCCTGTCGGCTCCGGAAAAACGGCCATCATTGAGGCGGTAACTCCTGTTCTTATCAAGCGCGGTTTTAAACCGCTCATTATCACCAACGACGTGGTCACCACTGAAGACGCCAAGCATGTGCAGCGCACCTTGGCTGGCATACTTGAAGCAGACCGCATTGTGGGCGTGGAAACCGGAGCTTGCCCGCACACTGCCATACGCGAAGACCCCAGCATGAATCTGGCTGCTGTTGAGGATCTTGAAACGCGCTTCCCTGACAGTGACCTCATATTCATCGAAAGCGGCGGCGACAACTTGACCCTGACCTTCAGCCCGGCTTTGGCAGATTTTTTCATCTACGTCATTGACGTGGCGGCGGGAGACAAAATTCCCCGCAAAAACGGTCCGGGTGTTTGTCAGTCGGACATTCTGGTCATCAACAAGGAAGACCTCGCTCCTTATGTGAACGCCAGCCTTGAAGTTATGGACCGCGATTCGCGCCTTATGCGCGGTGACAAACCCTTTATTTTCACCAATTGCATGACAGGAAAAAACATTGAAGAGCTGACGGACATGATCGTGCGTGACGCGCTCTTTGATTACAAGCCAGACCCGAAGGGAGTCTAG
- a CDS encoding urease accessory protein UreD: MNAPAYLLTPQAALLAREAISAASSRSRVELAKEELDRICEEAVECSPYRDEPIQMQSGVVGKYGYLRLGFRKEAEGHSRLYDIDRRVPFLAQRGLYWDQGLPGMPCIFIISTTGCVIQGDRMYLEINVEPDAMGHVTTQSATKVHMMEANYAAQYQKITVEQGGYLEFMPDPLILHRDTRFLSETRIEISESASMIYSEILLPGRKYHHEKELFGFDLFSSRIMAIRQESGEKIFAEKFVLEPKVAGVLGTGINNGFEVFGNVVLLTQPENTLKIRDVVGADVDFANRIAFGASVLPGENGLVFKVLGDTSESVRAKVRKFWGTAREVITGASLPAEFLWR; encoded by the coding sequence ATGAACGCACCGGCATACCTGCTTACGCCACAGGCGGCGCTTCTGGCGCGCGAGGCTATAAGTGCTGCGAGCAGCCGCTCCCGGGTGGAGCTTGCCAAGGAAGAGCTGGACCGCATCTGCGAGGAGGCCGTGGAGTGCAGCCCCTACCGGGACGAGCCAATACAGATGCAAAGCGGGGTAGTAGGCAAATACGGCTATCTGCGCCTGGGGTTCCGCAAGGAAGCTGAGGGGCATAGCCGTTTGTACGATATTGACAGGCGGGTGCCATTTCTGGCGCAGCGCGGCCTGTATTGGGATCAGGGGCTGCCCGGCATGCCCTGCATCTTCATAATCAGCACCACGGGCTGCGTTATTCAGGGCGACCGCATGTATCTTGAAATCAATGTGGAACCTGACGCTATGGGCCATGTGACCACGCAATCTGCGACAAAGGTTCACATGATGGAAGCCAACTATGCCGCCCAGTATCAGAAAATAACGGTGGAGCAGGGGGGCTATCTGGAATTTATGCCCGACCCACTCATCCTGCATCGCGATACGCGCTTTCTTTCCGAAACACGCATTGAGATTTCGGAAAGTGCATCCATGATTTATTCAGAAATTCTGCTACCCGGCAGAAAGTATCATCATGAAAAAGAGCTTTTCGGGTTTGATCTTTTTTCTTCGCGCATTATGGCCATCCGGCAAGAAAGTGGAGAAAAAATATTTGCCGAAAAATTTGTTCTGGAGCCAAAGGTTGCCGGAGTGCTCGGCACGGGCATTAACAATGGATTTGAGGTTTTCGGCAACGTAGTGCTGCTCACGCAGCCAGAAAATACGCTCAAGATTCGCGATGTTGTGGGTGCTGATGTGGATTTTGCCAATCGTATCGCCTTCGGGGCTTCAGTGCTGCCCGGCGAGAATGGACTGGTCTTCAAGGTTCTCGGCGATACTTCCGAATCTGTAAGGGCCAAGGTCAGAAAATTTTGGGGCACAGCCCGTGAAGTCATAACGGGCGCGTCGCTGCCCGCAGAATTTCTATGGCGATAG
- a CDS encoding urease accessory protein UreE: MQLVEHVLGNVEYGHWKEKLVDATIDILDLSQWDAQKNRLRKQSRGGRVVAVSLDRDEFLHNGDVLVWDEESKTAVVCKIDLCEVLVVELEALTELDPGTLVERSVALGHALGNQHWPAVVREGRIYVPMSVDRTVMNSVMNTHHFAGVRYSFVSGEEVAALLSPAQSRRLFGGSERPVDARTHGHSHKPVAILDEDSSHGHKHHREHDHDHHHEHGHHHEHQNEHKHHHHHDGEGHEHHHHDGYEGHGEDHQRNHEQKHPHDGGHEHKHDHADGHKGKHHEHDHHEHHGHKHDHCHGRKHGG, encoded by the coding sequence ATGCAGTTAGTGGAACACGTTCTTGGCAATGTTGAATACGGTCATTGGAAAGAAAAACTCGTCGATGCCACTATTGATATACTTGATCTGAGCCAGTGGGACGCGCAAAAAAATCGCCTTCGCAAGCAAAGCAGGGGCGGGCGTGTTGTGGCTGTATCTCTTGATCGTGATGAGTTTTTGCATAACGGCGATGTTCTTGTTTGGGATGAAGAGTCAAAAACCGCCGTGGTTTGCAAAATAGATCTTTGTGAAGTGCTGGTGGTGGAACTGGAAGCCTTGACGGAGCTTGATCCGGGCACTCTGGTTGAGCGCAGCGTTGCCCTTGGGCACGCGCTGGGCAATCAACACTGGCCTGCCGTCGTGCGTGAAGGCAGAATTTATGTGCCAATGTCCGTGGACAGGACAGTCATGAACTCCGTCATGAACACGCATCATTTCGCTGGGGTTCGTTACAGTTTTGTTTCTGGCGAAGAGGTGGCGGCCCTGCTTTCTCCTGCACAGTCGCGCAGACTGTTTGGTGGCAGTGAACGCCCCGTTGATGCGCGCACTCACGGCCATTCGCACAAGCCTGTGGCCATTCTTGATGAAGATTCCAGCCACGGACACAAGCATCACCGTGAGCACGATCACGACCATCACCACGAGCATGGTCACCATCACGAACACCAAAACGAGCACAAACACCATCACCATCATGATGGCGAAGGTCATGAACACCATCATCATGACGGCTATGAAGGCCACGGCGAAGACCATCAGCGCAATCATGAGCAAAAGCACCCGCACGATGGAGGGCACGAGCATAAGCATGATCACGCCGATGGACATAAGGGCAAGCATCATGAGCACGACCATCATGAGCATCACGGCCACAAGCATGACCACTGCCACGGCCGTAAGCACGGCGGGTAG
- a CDS encoding urease subunit alpha — MPKISHQEYAALFGPTVGDKIRLGDTDLYIEIEKDLRGYGDEAVYGGGKTLRGGMGGDARMTRDTGVLDIVITNVTIVDPVQGVIKADVGIRDGKIVGIGKAGNPSMMDNVDPNLVCGNATDAISGEHLILTAAGIDTHIHMISPQQAYAALSNGVTTFIGGGVGPTDGTNGTTITPGSWNLAKMIKAAEGLPINMGFLGKGHAYNAAPLIEQIEAGAVGLKCHEDWGTTPALLHAALSVADMMDVQVSVHTDTLNEAGYVEDTIAAIDGRVIHTYHTEGAGGGHAPDIIKVASYPNVLPSSTNPTLPYGINTQAELFDMIMVCHNLNHNVPSDVAFAESRVRAETIAAENVLHDMGVISMFSSDSQAMGRVGENWLRAIQTADAMKAGRGKLPEDAPGNDNFRVLRYVAKITINPAITHGFSHLLGSVEIGKVADLVLWEPAFFGAKPKMIIKGGMINWANMGDPNASLPTPQPTYYRPMFGAYGKALTDTRITFVSQAAAERDIKNKLGLCSMVEPVKRIRSLSKHDLVRNGKTPVIDVDPETFAVKVDGVHATVKPASKVALGHLHFFS; from the coding sequence ATGCCCAAGATTTCTCATCAGGAATACGCAGCTCTGTTTGGCCCTACCGTTGGCGACAAAATCCGTCTGGGCGACACTGACCTCTATATTGAAATTGAAAAAGATCTGCGCGGATACGGCGACGAAGCCGTGTACGGCGGCGGCAAGACCCTGCGTGGCGGCATGGGCGGTGACGCCCGGATGACCCGCGATACGGGCGTGCTTGATATAGTCATCACCAACGTCACCATCGTTGACCCTGTGCAGGGCGTCATCAAGGCAGACGTGGGCATTCGCGATGGCAAGATTGTTGGCATCGGCAAGGCTGGCAATCCCTCAATGATGGACAATGTGGACCCCAATCTTGTGTGCGGCAATGCCACTGACGCCATCTCTGGCGAGCATCTCATCCTCACTGCTGCGGGCATCGACACCCATATTCACATGATTTCGCCCCAGCAGGCCTATGCGGCTTTATCCAACGGCGTGACCACCTTTATTGGCGGCGGTGTTGGCCCCACCGATGGCACCAATGGCACAACCATCACTCCCGGTTCGTGGAACCTCGCCAAGATGATAAAGGCCGCTGAAGGTCTGCCCATCAATATGGGTTTTCTGGGCAAGGGGCACGCTTACAATGCCGCGCCGCTTATAGAGCAGATTGAAGCTGGGGCCGTGGGGCTCAAATGCCACGAAGACTGGGGAACAACGCCCGCGCTGCTGCATGCGGCTCTGAGCGTGGCCGACATGATGGACGTTCAGGTTTCAGTACATACCGACACCCTGAATGAGGCGGGCTATGTTGAAGACACCATTGCCGCCATTGATGGCCGTGTCATCCACACCTACCACACTGAAGGTGCGGGTGGCGGCCATGCTCCCGACATCATCAAGGTGGCCTCTTATCCCAATGTGCTGCCCAGCTCGACAAATCCTACCTTGCCTTACGGCATCAATACCCAGGCAGAATTGTTCGACATGATTATGGTCTGCCATAATCTCAATCATAATGTGCCATCGGACGTGGCCTTTGCGGAAAGCCGCGTGCGCGCTGAAACCATTGCGGCTGAAAACGTTCTGCATGACATGGGCGTTATCTCAATGTTTTCAAGCGATTCGCAGGCTATGGGCCGTGTGGGCGAAAACTGGCTGCGTGCCATCCAAACCGCCGACGCTATGAAAGCTGGGCGCGGCAAGTTGCCTGAAGACGCACCCGGCAACGACAACTTTCGTGTGCTGCGCTATGTGGCCAAGATTACTATCAACCCAGCTATTACCCATGGTTTCAGCCATTTGCTGGGTTCTGTGGAAATTGGCAAGGTCGCTGACCTCGTACTGTGGGAACCCGCTTTCTTTGGGGCCAAACCCAAAATGATCATCAAGGGCGGCATGATCAACTGGGCCAATATGGGGGACCCCAATGCCTCCCTGCCCACGCCGCAACCCACCTATTACCGTCCCATGTTCGGCGCCTATGGCAAGGCCCTCACAGACACGCGCATCACCTTTGTTTCCCAGGCTGCGGCTGAAAGGGACATCAAGAACAAACTGGGGCTGTGCAGCATGGTTGAACCCGTCAAACGCATCCGCAGTCTGTCCAAGCATGATCTCGTTCGCAACGGTAAAACTCCGGTCATTGATGTTGACCCGGAAACCTTTGCCGTCAAGGTAGACGGCGTGCATGCCACGGTTAAACCTGCCAGCAAGGTTGCCCTGGGACATCTGCATTTCTTCAGCTAG
- a CDS encoding urease accessory protein UreF, giving the protein MKNPQKSRRTANVKTARQAEQPDAASGQRVFTSSASSLFGHMGGGVLSLVRMMQFGDSTLPIGAFAFSNALESAVQKGIVRDAQDLQDYTACAIEQAATSDAIGLAWAMRYAAQDAWDDLVMVDHEVHCRRLPEESRLMSVRMGKKLVEMCLSTTGLSGLDIWLGRINAHETPGTYPVSLGLLFSRMGLPVQQALVVHQYGLAATILNAALRLMRVTHLDTQRILFRLMENIDRQCAVASSVPLERMSTYAPMSEILGAVHVKAHVRMFMN; this is encoded by the coding sequence ATGAAAAACCCGCAAAAATCACGGCGTACCGCCAATGTAAAAACTGCCAGGCAGGCGGAGCAACCAGATGCGGCATCCGGCCAAAGAGTATTCACCTCTTCGGCTTCAAGCTTGTTCGGGCATATGGGCGGTGGCGTGCTTTCATTGGTGCGCATGATGCAATTTGGCGATTCAACATTGCCCATTGGCGCTTTCGCTTTTTCCAATGCTTTGGAATCGGCTGTACAGAAAGGCATAGTGCGGGACGCGCAAGATTTGCAGGATTACACGGCCTGCGCCATTGAACAGGCCGCCACAAGTGACGCCATCGGCCTTGCCTGGGCCATGCGCTATGCCGCGCAGGACGCCTGGGACGATCTCGTCATGGTGGATCATGAAGTGCATTGTCGCCGGCTGCCTGAAGAGTCGCGCCTTATGTCTGTGCGTATGGGGAAAAAGCTTGTGGAAATGTGCCTGAGCACCACGGGCCTGTCTGGCCTGGATATCTGGCTCGGGCGCATTAATGCGCACGAAACGCCCGGCACCTATCCCGTAAGCCTTGGCTTGTTGTTCAGCCGCATGGGGCTGCCCGTGCAGCAGGCTTTGGTGGTGCACCAGTATGGCCTTGCCGCAACCATTCTTAACGCGGCCTTGCGGCTCATGAGAGTCACTCATCTGGATACACAGCGCATCCTATTCCGACTTATGGAAAATATTGACCGTCAGTGCGCTGTGGCTTCTTCAGTGCCGCTTGAGCGTATGTCCACTTATGCTCCCATGTCTGAAATTCTTGGCGCAGTGCACGTGAAGGCACATGTGCGCATGTTCATGAACTGA
- the yut gene encoding urea transporter, whose protein sequence is MSTASDMPANWWNTAAAKNPALHFMDVLLRGVGQVMFQNNPLTGLLFLVGIFWGAYSANMPAVAWGGLLGLLMGTLTAYAINAPKEDINIGLHGYNGVLVGVALPTFFSPTPTLWAYIVAGGIFSTILMLAIARVFKTWKVAAMTAPFVITTWFLMFAAYNFANIKISGLPHASISVQPTDIYAVTMPEFWKAAFAGVSQVFLINNVVTGVFFLVGLACNFVWAAIFAFLASMLAVGTALFLGAGTTAIVAGLFQFSAVLTAIGLGTTFYRPSWRVAIYAIVGTIFTVVAQGALNVVLNVYGVPTLTFPFVVAAWIFLLPNLDLVPETHRN, encoded by the coding sequence ATGAGCACAGCCAGTGATATGCCCGCCAACTGGTGGAATACCGCGGCGGCCAAAAATCCGGCGCTGCATTTTATGGACGTGCTGCTGCGTGGCGTAGGGCAGGTCATGTTTCAAAACAATCCCCTCACAGGCCTGCTGTTTCTGGTGGGCATCTTTTGGGGAGCCTATAGCGCTAACATGCCCGCTGTGGCCTGGGGCGGCCTGCTGGGTCTTCTTATGGGCACACTGACGGCCTATGCCATCAACGCTCCCAAGGAAGACATCAATATTGGCCTGCATGGCTACAATGGTGTACTTGTCGGGGTGGCTTTACCTACCTTTTTCTCTCCCACGCCCACTTTGTGGGCCTACATAGTAGCCGGGGGCATTTTTTCTACCATTCTTATGCTGGCCATAGCCCGTGTGTTCAAGACCTGGAAGGTGGCCGCCATGACGGCTCCCTTTGTTATAACTACATGGTTTTTGATGTTTGCGGCGTACAATTTTGCCAATATCAAAATCTCGGGCCTTCCTCATGCCAGTATTTCCGTACAACCAACAGACATTTATGCTGTTACCATGCCCGAATTCTGGAAGGCCGCCTTTGCCGGAGTTTCGCAGGTTTTTCTGATTAATAACGTGGTTACGGGCGTTTTTTTTCTGGTGGGGCTGGCCTGCAATTTTGTCTGGGCAGCCATTTTTGCTTTTCTGGCTTCTATGCTCGCCGTAGGCACGGCCCTTTTTCTGGGCGCAGGAACTACGGCCATCGTGGCTGGCCTCTTTCAGTTCAGCGCAGTGCTGACAGCTATTGGGCTGGGAACGACCTTTTATCGTCCGTCCTGGCGTGTAGCCATTTACGCTATTGTGGGAACAATTTTTACCGTGGTGGCCCAAGGTGCCCTGAACGTCGTGCTCAATGTTTACGGCGTGCCTACGCTTACCTTCCCCTTTGTTGTGGCTGCTTGGATATTCCTGCTGCCCAATCTTGATCTGGTGCCAGAAACCCACAGAAACTAA